The Bacteroidota bacterium DNA window AATATATCAACCTGCGATAACTGCAACGGCGAAGGGAAGATTATAAAGGATTTATGCCCCGAGTGCCGCGGCGAAGGTCGGGTGCACGGCGAAAAAACTATCAAAATAAATATTCCCGCCGGTGTTTCCGAAGGCAATTATATACCGTTACGGAATCAAGGGAATGCAGGAAAGCGTGGCGGACCGAACGGTGATATTTTAGTTATTATTGAAGAAGAAGCACACGACATTTTTGTTCGTCAAGGTAACGATATTATTTTAGATTTATTAATCAGTTTTCCCGAAGCCGCACTCGGCGCAGATATTGAAATTCCGACACTAACCGGCAAAGCCAAGTTACATATCGAACAGGGTACTCAATCCGGTAAAGTTCTCCGAATGCGGGAAAAGGGACTTCCTCAACTCAACGGCTACGGGAGAGGCGACCAATTAATACGAATCAATGTTTGGACCCCCACCCGACTCACTCAAAAAGATAAAGAAATGCTGAAAGAGTTACTGAGCCGTGATACGATGAAACCTCGTGAAGGTGATAAATCGGCAAATTCAGATAAAAGTTTTTTTGAAAAATTCCGAGATGCTTTTTCTTAAAATATAATTATGAATATTCTCGAATCGATAAATAAAAAAATTGGTTTTACGAAAAACGAGCTGCGGGTTATCATATTTTTAGCAGCAGCTTTTGTAATTGGCGCCGGTATTAAAATATACAAAGCCAATACGAATGAACAAGCCGGGAGAACTTTCGATTATTCAGAAAGTGATGCACAATTCCATTCACTTTCACAGAATACTTATTTATCGCAAGGCGATAATATTCCCATCAACGAAAATGTCCCTCTCCCATCGCAACAAAAAAAATCTTTGCCAAAAGAAAAAAGCATTAAGTTGAACAAAGCTGATAAAACCGAACTGATGAAACTGCCGGGAATTGGCGCAATGACCGCCGAGGCGATTATCAGATACCGTGAAGAAAACAACGGGTTCGATGACATCAACCAGTTATTAAAAGTAAAAGGGATCGGAAAAAAGAAATTAGAAAAAATAGCGATGTACCTTACACTTGAAAAGTAAAAAATAAAATCAGGAAATAATTAAAATATGCCACAACAAATTACTGCGGGGATTAGTGTTTTAGACGATATCGCACATTTCGTTGTCCTGAAAATCAACGACTATAAAATAGAGTTGATATATTTGGAAGAATACCAGAAAACCGAACTTGACAGATCGGAAATCTGGTTTTTAAAACCGTTAGCTATGCGAAGTGATACAATTTTCGAACGTCCTCAAAGCGTATCGGTAGCACTTGATAAAAAGTTTCTTTTCATACACAATTTTCCGATAGATTCAAATTTGACAAAAGTTGAACAAAACGAACATGTGAATTGGGAAATTTCTCAACATATACCAAACTTCCATCCGCAAGAATACATCAGCGATACAC harbors:
- a CDS encoding helix-hairpin-helix domain-containing protein, whose translation is MNILESINKKIGFTKNELRVIIFLAAAFVIGAGIKIYKANTNEQAGRTFDYSESDAQFHSLSQNTYLSQGDNIPINENVPLPSQQKKSLPKEKSIKLNKADKTELMKLPGIGAMTAEAIIRYREENNGFDDINQLLKVKGIGKKKLEKIAMYLTLEK
- the dnaJ gene encoding molecular chaperone DnaJ, whose translation is MAKRDYYEILGVSKNASQDDIKKSYRKIAMQYHPDRNPNNKQAEEKFKEAAEAYEVLSDADKRQRYDRFGHEGLRAGQDFHGYTDIHDIFSSFGDIFGSAFGGSIFEDAFGGRGSRQRRQQQTGVPGADLKVHLKLTLEEISTGVEKKLKIKAYKTCELCGGSGARSNASRATCPSCNGSGEIRQVSRSVFGQFVNISTCDNCNGEGKIIKDLCPECRGEGRVHGEKTIKINIPAGVSEGNYIPLRNQGNAGKRGGPNGDILVIIEEEAHDIFVRQGNDIILDLLISFPEAALGADIEIPTLTGKAKLHIEQGTQSGKVLRMREKGLPQLNGYGRGDQLIRINVWTPTRLTQKDKEMLKELLSRDTMKPREGDKSANSDKSFFEKFRDAFS